CATGCAGCAACTCCTGATGATCGAAGACGATGCGCGGCTGGCGCAGATGGTGGGCGAATACCTGGAGCGATCCGGCTTCGGCGTGACGCAGGCGCTGGACGCCAAGGGCGGCCTGGCGCTCCTGCACGAACCGGCCAACGGCCGCCTGCCCGACCTGGTGATCCTGGACCTGATGCTGCCCGACCTCGATGGCCTGGAAGTGTGCCGGCGCATCCGCGCGATGCCCAGCGAGGCGGCGCGCGTGCCGATCCTGATGCTCACCGCCAAGGGCGACCCGATGGACCGCATCGTCGGCCTGGAGATCGGCGCCGACGACTACCTGCCCAAACCGTTCGAGCCGCGCGAGCTGCTGGCGCGCATCCGCGCCGTGCTGCGGCGGCGCAGCGAGACCGCGGCGCCGCCGGCGGCGCGCCGCATGCAGTTCGGCTCGCTGGAGATCGACCGCGACGCCCGCAGCGTCACCATCGCCGGCGAACACCGCGAGCTGACCTCCTACCAGTTCGACCTGCTGGTGGCGCTGGCCGACCGCGCCGGCCGCGTGCTCACGCGCGACCAGATCATGGAAGCGGTGCGCGGGCGCGAGCTGGAAGCCTTCGACCGCTCGATCGACGTGCACATGGGCCGCATCCGCGCCGCCATCGAAGCCGACGTGAAGAATCCCAAGCGCATCCTCACGGTGCGTGGCGTGGGCTACGTCTTCGCCAAACAACAGGACTGACCCCCCGCTCGTGAACCTGCGCCTGCCCCTTTACCTGCGCATCTGGCTCGCCGTCATCGCCGCGGTGGCCGTCCTCACCGTGGTGTTCGGCGCGCTGTGGGAGGCGTACCGGGACGCGGTGCGATCCGAGCAGTCGACGCCGGCGCGCGAGATCGTGATCCGCGATGCCGCCGGCGAGGTGATCGGCCAGGGCGGGCTGCGCCGCGTGCCGTCGCAGGGCACGGGGCCGAGCACGTTCGAAGGCGAGGTCGTGCTCAAGGACGGCCGCGAGATCACCGTGCAGGTGCCGCCGCGCCAGCGCCGCGCAGGCGAAGGCCCGGCGGGCCTGCGCCCGTTCCTGCCGCGCAGCCCGTCGGGGCTGTTCTGGCTGCTGGGCGTGGTGGCCCTGGCGGTGGTGCTGGGCAGCTACCCGGTCATCCGGCGGCTCACGCTGCGGCTGGAGAACGTGCGCCGCGGCGTCGAGCGCTGGGGCGAAGGCGACCTGTCGGCGCGCGCGGACGAGAGCGGCAGCGACGAGGTGGCCTTCCTGGCGCGCCGCTTCAACCATGCCGCCGAGCGCGTCGAGACTTTGGTCAAGAGCCACAAGTCGCTGCTGGCCAACGCCTCGCACGAGCTGCGCTCGCCGCTGGCGCGCATCCGCATGGGGATGGAACTGATGGATGGGCCGCCGACGCCCGGGCAGCGGCAGGAGATCGTGCGCAACCTGGGCGAGCTGGACCAGTTGATCGACGAGATCCTGCTGTCCAGCCGGCTGGATGCGCGCGAGACCGATGTCGGCACC
The sequence above is a segment of the Ramlibacter tataouinensis genome. Coding sequences within it:
- a CDS encoding response regulator, translating into MQQLLMIEDDARLAQMVGEYLERSGFGVTQALDAKGGLALLHEPANGRLPDLVILDLMLPDLDGLEVCRRIRAMPSEAARVPILMLTAKGDPMDRIVGLEIGADDYLPKPFEPRELLARIRAVLRRRSETAAPPAARRMQFGSLEIDRDARSVTIAGEHRELTSYQFDLLVALADRAGRVLTRDQIMEAVRGRELEAFDRSIDVHMGRIRAAIEADVKNPKRILTVRGVGYVFAKQQD
- a CDS encoding sensor histidine kinase; the protein is MNLRLPLYLRIWLAVIAAVAVLTVVFGALWEAYRDAVRSEQSTPAREIVIRDAAGEVIGQGGLRRVPSQGTGPSTFEGEVVLKDGREITVQVPPRQRRAGEGPAGLRPFLPRSPSGLFWLLGVVALAVVLGSYPVIRRLTLRLENVRRGVERWGEGDLSARADESGSDEVAFLARRFNHAAERVETLVKSHKSLLANASHELRSPLARIRMGMELMDGPPTPGQRQEIVRNLGELDQLIDEILLSSRLDARETDVGTFEPVDLTGLAAEECAQTGAELSAQADGGDVTVNGVPRLLRRAIRNLLENARRYSPGPVEVEVRREGSHAVLRVCDRGPGVPPDQCERIFEPFYRLPGASERDGGVGLGLALVRSIAGRHHGTVHCEGREGGGACFVLRLPA